Genomic window (Gemmatimonadales bacterium):
CGGCCTGCTGGGTGCGGATTTCGACGTCGTAGGCGGCCGCTACCGGATTGCGAAGATCCTGACTGGTGAGAGCTGGAATGCCGGGCTCCGCGCCCCGCTGCATGGGCCCGGCCTCGATGTTCGCGTCGGCGACTACATCCTGGCCGTCAACGGTACCGAGCTGGCGGCAGGCGACAATCTGTACCGGCTGCTCGAGGGCACGGCCAATCGGCAGACGGCGCTTCTCGTCAATGATCGTCCGTCGACCGACGGCGCTCGGCGCGTGGTCGTCGTACCGGTCGGCAATGAAGCGGGGCTGCGGCAGTTCGACTGGGTCGAGGCCAATCGACGCCGGGTCGATGAGCTGTCGCAGGGCCGGCTGGCCTACGTCTATCTCCCGAATACCGGGGGCGGGGGCTACACTTTCTTCAACCGTTACTTCTTTGCCCAGCAGCACAAGCAGGGCCTCGTCGTCGACGAGCGTTTCAACGGCGGCGGCTCCGCAGCCGACTATATCGTCGACCTGCTGGCGCGTGACTACCACGGCTACTTCAACAACCCGGTGGGCGATCGCCGCGTCTTTACCACCCCGCAGGTCGGCATCTGGGGCCCCAAGGTCATGCTGATCAACGAGAGTGCCGGCTCCGGCGGCGACCTGCTGCCATACATGTTCCGTCGGATGAAGATCGGACCGCTGATCGGTACCAAGACCTGGGGCGGCCTGGTGGGCATCTGGGATTCGCCGCCGCTGATCGACGGCGGCGCGATGCTGGCGCCCCGCGGCGGCTTCTTCGATCGCGACGGCAAGTGGGCCGTCGAGAACGAAGGCGTGGCGCCCGACATCGAGGTCGAGATGACGCCGAAGGACGTCATTGCCGGGCGTGATCCGCAGCTCGAGCGAGCGGTCAGCGAGGCGCTTCGGATGCTCCGGGAAAACCCGGTGGTTCACCAGAAGGAGCCGCCGCCGCCGGTTCGGTCGCGTCGACCGAGCGGGCGTTGAGCCCATCGCTCAGCTGACCCGAAACAGCCCCCGTCCCCGTTGTGTGGGCGGGGGTTGTTTCATGTTCTGCAGATATTGACTATAGTCGTTGACCATAGTAATTACTGGTATGGTCGAATCCGCGCCGGAAACCATTTCGATCTCCGAGTTCAAGGCCACCTGCCTTGCCGTCCTCGAGCGCGTCCGCCGAACCGGCCGCCCGATGCTGATCACACGCCATGGAGAGCCAATCGCCGAGGTGGTTCCGCCGTCGTCGCGGGCTCGGAAACGCGCCTGGCTTGGCGCCATGCGCGGAAGCGCCACAGTCAGCGGCAACATCGTCGATCCCGCGAGCGACTCTGGTGACTGGGAAGCCCTCGGCGAATGAACCTTTTGCTCGACACTCATATCTGGATCTGGAGCCTGCTCGAGCCGGAGCAGCTCGGCCCCGAACTCCGGGAGGCGCTCGAGTCCGTCGGCAGCGAGCTCTGGCTCTCGCCGGTGTCCGTCTGGGAGACCGTGATGCTGATCGAGCGAGGCAGGCTGCAGGTGCCGGGCGACGCGGCTGACTGGATCGACCGCATGATTCGAAGGGCGCCGATCCGCGAAGCGCCCTTCACCTTTGAAGTCGCTCTCGAGAGCCGGCGGGCAGGCCTGGCGCACCAGGATCCCGCCGACCGCCTTCTAGCGGCGACAGCCAAGGTTCATGGCTTGACCCTGGTCACCGCCGACGAACGCCTCCTGAGCGGTCAGGGGTATCAGGTTCGCCCTCACCGATAGCAGCTGCCGCAAGGTCAGAATCCCCCCTTCCATATCGCGAAACCTTTCGTACGATATGTCGTACGACATACCAATTCTCATGTATTGACCGAATAAATGCCGAATCGTATCATCTAGCCCCCAAGGGAGCCATGATGACGAGTCCAAAGCCCGATTTGAGCCGCCTCAAGATCGACCGAAACCAGCTTCCGCCCGAGGATGGACGGAAGCGCTGGTGGATCGTCGCGATTGTCCTCGTTGCCCTCGCTGGCGCCGCCTATCTGTACTTCCGAGGCCCCTCGGCGGTGCAGGTGCAGGTCGTTCGCGCCGAGGTGGTGGGAGGTGGGGCCAACACGTCCGGGATCACCGCCAACGGGTATGTCGTGGCGCGCACTCGGGCCTCGGTCTCGTCCCGGATCTCGGGTCGTCTCGCGTCGCTCAGTGTCGAGGAGGGGTCGCGGGTTCGCCGAGGCCAGGTTCTGGCGCGGCTCGAGAATGCCGACTACGAGGCGGCGGTTGCGCAGGCAGCTGCAGACAGCCTCCGCGCCCTGGCGGGGCTGCAGGAGGCCCAGGTTGCTCGCGACCAGCTTGGTCGCGACCTGGCCCGTGCCCGCGAGCTGCTGGCTCGAAATCTGGAGTCGGCCGCCGCGGTCGAGAATCTCGCGGCGCAACTCGATGGTGCCGGCGCCCGCGTCAATGTTCAGCAGGCACAGGTCCGGGCTGCCCAGGCAGCGCTGGCCTTTGCCCGGGCCAATTTCGACAACACCTACATCCGTGCCCCGTTCGACGGCACCGTGCTGCGCAAAGACGCCGAGGTCGGCGAAGTCGTTGCTCCGGTGGCCACCGGCGGCGGACTGACGCGTGGCGCCGTGGTCACCATGGCCGACCTCAGCACGCTGGAAGTCGAAGTGGACGTGAACGAGGCGTACATCGCGCAGATCAAGGACGAGCAGCCGACCCGAATCACGCTCGACGCGTACCCGTCAGTCACCTTCGCCGGTCAGGTCCGACAGATCGTACCGACCGCTGATCGGCAGCGCGCCACGGTCCAGGTCAAGGTTGCCATTACCGACCGGGACCCCCGCATCCTTCCGGAAATGGGGGCCCGGGTCGAATTCTTCGACCATGCCCAAGCCGATTCAAGCGCACCAAGCAGGGTGTTCGTCCCGGCCGATGCGGTGCGCAACGACGGGCCGGATACCATCGTCTGGGTTGTTCGCGACGGGGTGGTTCGCCGTACGGTCGTGCAGGCCGGCCCGGTTTCGGGCGGACGTCGTGAGGTTCGGAGCGGGCTCTCCGGTGGTGAAAGCCTGGTCAACAAGCCACCAGCAGATCTTGAAGACGGAGGTCGAGTCAATGTCGTCACCCCATAACGCATCTGCCGTCGAGGGGACCCCGGCCAACGGGCGGGTTCTCGTCGAAATACGTGACCTCGCCAAGTCGTATCGGCGGGGCAGTGAGGCCATCCGGGTCTTTCAGGATGTGAACCTCGAGATCCGCGAGGGCGAGTTCCTGGCGTTGATGGGCCCGTCGGGCAGCGGCAAGTCGACCCTGCTCAACATCCTCGCCGGTCTCGACACCCCGACCAGCGGCAGCGTCACCGTCGACGGGCAGGACATTACCAGGATGAATGCGCGCCAACTGGCCGCATGGCGTGCGACCCACGTCGGATTCATCTTCCAGTTCTACAACCTGTTGCCGGTGCTCACCGCGGCGCAGAATGTCGAGCTGCCGCTCCTGCTCACTAACCTGTCGAAGAAGCAGCGACGGGACCATGTCATGACCGCTCTGTCCGTGGTCGGTCTTACCGACCGGGCAGAGCACTTTCCTCGGCAGCTCTCGGGCGGGCAGCAGCAGCGGGTCGGCATTGCCCGCGCCATCGTCAGCGATCCGACCATCATTCTGGGCGACGAGCCGACGGGTGACTTGGATGCGGCGTCGGGCAACGAGATCCTCGCCCTGCTGGAGCGCCTCTCCGGCGAGTACGGCAAGACGATTCTCATGGTGACCCACGATGCCCATGCCGCGGGTCGAGCCCAGGCTACCATGCACATGGACAAGGGGGTGCTCTCGCGATGACCCTCCCTCGGCTGGTGTGGGCCAACCTGTTCCGTAACAAAAAGCGGACGTTCCTGACCGTGGCGAGCGTGCTGGTTGCCTTCTTCCTGTTCGGGACGCTCCGGTCGGTCATCACGACGCTCGATGCCGCCGCCGAAGTTGGCAGCGAAGGGCGGCTGATTACCTCCAGCGCGTCCGGGATCACGTTTGTGCTTCCGGAGGCGCATGCCAACCGGCTCCGGGCCGTC
Coding sequences:
- a CDS encoding ABC transporter ATP-binding protein; translated protein: MSSPHNASAVEGTPANGRVLVEIRDLAKSYRRGSEAIRVFQDVNLEIREGEFLALMGPSGSGKSTLLNILAGLDTPTSGSVTVDGQDITRMNARQLAAWRATHVGFIFQFYNLLPVLTAAQNVELPLLLTNLSKKQRRDHVMTALSVVGLTDRAEHFPRQLSGGQQQRVGIARAIVSDPTIILGDEPTGDLDAASGNEILALLERLSGEYGKTILMVTHDAHAAGRAQATMHMDKGVLSR
- a CDS encoding type II toxin-antitoxin system VapC family toxin is translated as MNLLLDTHIWIWSLLEPEQLGPELREALESVGSELWLSPVSVWETVMLIERGRLQVPGDAADWIDRMIRRAPIREAPFTFEVALESRRAGLAHQDPADRLLAATAKVHGLTLVTADERLLSGQGYQVRPHR
- a CDS encoding efflux RND transporter periplasmic adaptor subunit, which translates into the protein MMTSPKPDLSRLKIDRNQLPPEDGRKRWWIVAIVLVALAGAAYLYFRGPSAVQVQVVRAEVVGGGANTSGITANGYVVARTRASVSSRISGRLASLSVEEGSRVRRGQVLARLENADYEAAVAQAAADSLRALAGLQEAQVARDQLGRDLARARELLARNLESAAAVENLAAQLDGAGARVNVQQAQVRAAQAALAFARANFDNTYIRAPFDGTVLRKDAEVGEVVAPVATGGGLTRGAVVTMADLSTLEVEVDVNEAYIAQIKDEQPTRITLDAYPSVTFAGQVRQIVPTADRQRATVQVKVAITDRDPRILPEMGARVEFFDHAQADSSAPSRVFVPADAVRNDGPDTIVWVVRDGVVRRTVVQAGPVSGGRREVRSGLSGGESLVNKPPADLEDGGRVNVVTP
- a CDS encoding type II toxin-antitoxin system Phd/YefM family antitoxin; amino-acid sequence: MVESAPETISISEFKATCLAVLERVRRTGRPMLITRHGEPIAEVVPPSSRARKRAWLGAMRGSATVSGNIVDPASDSGDWEALGE